A stretch of Allostreptomyces psammosilenae DNA encodes these proteins:
- a CDS encoding glycoside hydrolase family 2 protein gives MIRQTLHDGWQLSTTAGPVPEHIAGRTIPAQVPGSAHLDLLAAGLIRDPYLDREEEELVWAHRTDWAYALTFDATAPAADERVDLAFDGLDTVATIELNGQVLGSTANMHRSYRFDVREALREGANDLVVRFRSALEYAEEVERQLGRRDHVYPHPFNMVRKMACSFGWDWGPDLQTAGIWKPVRLERWRTARLATVRPLVTVGEDGTGRVEVHVDIERAGVGAEPELEITATVDGRRATVAVPPGATTAVVTVSVPEARLWWPVGYGEQPLYQLDVTLATAGAGADTLDATTRRVGFRTITVDTTPDEIGTPFTVVVNGTPVFVKGANWIPDDHFLTRITRERLERRVDQAVGANMNMLRIWGGGIYETEDFYDVCDERGMLVWQDFLFACASYPEEEPLRGEVEAEARENVARLTSHASLALWNGCNENLWGYVDWGWPEQLAGRTWGLGYYTELLPGIVAELDPTRFYAAGSPYSPAFAVDEVHPNDADHGTRHEWEVWNRQDYTTYRDFVPRFCSEFGFQGPPTWATLTSWVHDAPLTPTSPGFLLHQKAEDGNGKLDRGLAPHIGVPTAFEDWHWATQLNQARAVAYGIEHFRSWWPRTAGAIVWQLNDCWPVTSWAAVDGDERPKPLWYGLRHAYAPRLLTVQPRDGREVLIAVNDHDEAWTGPVVVERLTFDGVRCATATITLDVPPRSVARFDLADSLTTPGDAKKEVLVATSQDARATHLFGEDIDLAYEPRPLRAEVTAVPGGYRVDVTATSFARDVALLADRAAPDAEVDDMLVTLLPGERHSFTVTTAAGLDATALTDPLVLRCANDLSTRVVRP, from the coding sequence ATGATCCGTCAGACCCTGCACGACGGCTGGCAGCTTTCGACGACGGCCGGCCCCGTCCCGGAACACATCGCCGGCCGCACCATCCCCGCCCAGGTGCCCGGCAGCGCCCACCTCGACCTGCTCGCCGCCGGCCTGATCCGCGACCCCTACCTCGACCGCGAGGAGGAGGAGCTGGTCTGGGCCCACCGCACCGACTGGGCCTACGCGCTGACCTTCGACGCCACCGCCCCCGCCGCCGACGAGCGCGTCGACCTGGCCTTCGACGGCCTCGACACCGTGGCGACGATCGAGCTCAACGGCCAGGTGCTGGGCAGCACCGCCAACATGCACCGCTCCTACCGCTTCGACGTGCGCGAGGCGCTGCGCGAGGGCGCCAACGACCTCGTCGTGCGCTTCCGCTCCGCCCTGGAGTACGCCGAGGAGGTGGAGCGGCAGCTCGGCCGGCGCGACCACGTCTACCCGCACCCGTTCAACATGGTCCGCAAGATGGCGTGCAGCTTCGGCTGGGACTGGGGACCGGACCTGCAGACCGCCGGCATCTGGAAGCCGGTGCGCCTGGAGCGCTGGCGCACCGCCCGCCTCGCCACGGTCCGCCCGCTGGTGACCGTCGGCGAGGACGGCACCGGCCGGGTCGAGGTGCACGTGGACATCGAACGGGCCGGCGTCGGGGCGGAGCCCGAGCTGGAGATCACCGCCACGGTCGACGGCCGCCGCGCCACGGTTGCCGTGCCGCCCGGAGCCACCACCGCGGTGGTCACCGTGTCCGTGCCCGAGGCCCGCCTGTGGTGGCCCGTCGGGTACGGCGAGCAGCCGCTGTACCAGCTCGACGTCACCCTGGCGACCGCCGGCGCCGGCGCGGACACCCTCGACGCCACCACCCGCCGCGTCGGCTTCCGCACCATCACCGTCGACACCACGCCGGACGAGATCGGCACCCCCTTCACCGTCGTCGTCAACGGCACCCCCGTCTTCGTCAAGGGCGCCAACTGGATCCCCGACGACCACTTCCTCACCCGGATCACCCGCGAGCGCCTGGAGCGGCGCGTCGACCAGGCCGTCGGCGCCAACATGAACATGCTGCGGATCTGGGGCGGCGGCATCTACGAGACCGAGGACTTCTACGACGTCTGCGACGAGCGCGGCATGCTGGTGTGGCAGGACTTCCTGTTCGCCTGCGCCTCCTACCCCGAGGAGGAGCCGCTGCGCGGCGAGGTCGAGGCCGAGGCCCGGGAGAACGTCGCCCGGCTGACCTCGCACGCCTCCCTGGCCCTGTGGAACGGCTGCAACGAGAACCTGTGGGGGTACGTCGACTGGGGCTGGCCCGAGCAGCTCGCCGGACGCACCTGGGGCCTGGGCTACTACACCGAGCTGCTCCCCGGCATCGTCGCCGAACTCGACCCCACCCGCTTCTACGCCGCCGGCAGCCCCTACAGCCCGGCCTTCGCCGTCGACGAGGTGCACCCCAACGACGCCGACCACGGCACCCGGCACGAGTGGGAGGTGTGGAACCGCCAGGACTACACGACCTACCGCGACTTCGTGCCGCGCTTCTGCTCCGAGTTCGGCTTCCAGGGCCCGCCCACCTGGGCCACCCTCACCTCCTGGGTGCACGACGCGCCGCTGACCCCCACCTCCCCCGGCTTCCTGCTGCACCAGAAGGCCGAGGACGGCAACGGCAAGCTGGACCGCGGACTCGCCCCCCACATCGGCGTCCCCACCGCCTTCGAGGACTGGCACTGGGCCACCCAGCTCAACCAGGCCCGCGCCGTCGCCTACGGCATCGAGCACTTCCGCTCCTGGTGGCCGCGGACCGCCGGGGCCATCGTCTGGCAGCTCAACGACTGCTGGCCGGTGACCTCCTGGGCCGCCGTGGACGGCGACGAGCGCCCCAAGCCGCTGTGGTACGGCCTGCGCCACGCCTACGCGCCGCGGCTGCTCACCGTGCAGCCCCGCGACGGCCGCGAGGTGCTGATCGCGGTGAACGACCACGACGAGGCGTGGACCGGCCCCGTCGTCGTCGAACGCCTCACCTTCGACGGGGTCCGGTGCGCCACGGCTACAATCACACTTGACGTGCCGCCCCGTTCCGTCGCGCGGTTCGACCTCGCCGACTCGTTGACCACCCCGGGCGACGCCAAGAAGGAGGTGCTCGTGGCGACGTCTCAGGACGCCCGCGCCACCCACCTGTTCGGCGAGGACATCGACCTGGCGTACGAGCCGCGGCCGCTGCGCGCGGAGGTCACCGCCGTGCCGGGCGGCTACCGGGTCGACGTCACCGCCACCTCCTTCGCCCGCGACGTGGCCCTGCTGGCCGACCGCGCGGCCCCGGACGCCGAGGTGGACGACATGCTGGTCACCCT
- a CDS encoding alpha-galactosidase, with protein sequence MATHTASFESGLAHLRAAGVSLVLDLSGGTLPRVVHWGGDLGALGARELEAVRLAQSPQPIGFSVDGPVQVAVLPEQSAGWLGTPGLVGNRAGTAFSTAFRVTETHVTGTEDAAGGRVVVRAADEGAGLRLELLIELTASGLVRQRASVTNRGAAPFAVEAVNLTLPVPAVATELLDFTGRHLRERSPQRTAFTHGLRVRENRTGRTGYDSAYLLVAGTAGFGNRSGEVWGVHTAWSGNHRTFAERTFHSVSLLGSGELLLSGEGLLAPGDTYTTPWQYGSYGTGLDELSARFHRHLRSRPHHPTSPRPVVVNTWEAVYFDHDLDRLRQLADAAAAVGAERFVLDDGWFGSRRDDRRGLGDWYVSDEVWPDGLGPLTDHVTGLGMQFGIWVEPEMINEDSDLARAHPEWIMATGDRLPGRARSQQVLNLGIPEAYAYILERLDDLLTTYPVSYLKWDHNRDLVEAGHQITGRAGVHEQTLATYRLMDELRRRHPGVEIESCSSGGGRVDLGILERTDRVWVSDCIDALERQSIQRWTNALIPLELMGTHVGSGASHTTERRHPIDFRAGTALFGHFGIEWDLTKAEPEDVARLAEWVTLYKELRPLLHTGTAVHADHPDPAYQLHGVVAEDGSEAVYALVATATSALYPTGPVRLPGLRPDATYQVRPQAPGDVPDGNAHHWGAALPWWTADGVRLSGRALQVAGLQAPVLYPERLVLIRATRVD encoded by the coding sequence GTGGCAACACACACCGCTTCCTTCGAATCCGGCCTCGCGCACCTGCGCGCGGCCGGCGTCTCTCTCGTGCTGGACCTCTCCGGTGGAACGCTCCCGCGCGTGGTGCACTGGGGCGGCGACCTCGGCGCACTGGGAGCGCGGGAGCTGGAAGCCGTCCGGCTGGCCCAGTCCCCCCAGCCCATCGGCTTCTCGGTGGACGGGCCGGTCCAGGTGGCCGTGCTGCCCGAGCAGTCGGCCGGCTGGCTGGGCACGCCGGGCCTCGTCGGCAACCGCGCCGGCACCGCCTTCTCCACCGCCTTCCGGGTCACCGAGACGCACGTCACGGGCACCGAAGACGCCGCCGGCGGCCGGGTGGTGGTGCGCGCCGCCGACGAGGGCGCCGGCCTGCGACTGGAGCTGCTCATCGAGCTGACCGCATCCGGCCTGGTCCGCCAGCGCGCCAGCGTCACCAACCGCGGCGCCGCCCCCTTCGCCGTCGAGGCCGTGAACCTGACCCTGCCGGTGCCCGCCGTCGCCACCGAACTGCTCGACTTCACCGGCCGCCACCTGCGCGAGCGCAGCCCGCAGCGCACCGCCTTCACCCACGGCCTGCGGGTGCGGGAGAACCGCACCGGCCGCACCGGCTACGACTCCGCCTACCTGCTGGTGGCCGGCACCGCCGGCTTCGGCAACCGCTCCGGCGAGGTCTGGGGCGTGCACACCGCCTGGTCCGGCAACCACCGCACCTTCGCCGAACGCACCTTCCACTCGGTCTCGCTGCTCGGCTCCGGTGAACTGCTGCTCTCCGGCGAAGGGCTGCTGGCCCCCGGCGACACCTACACCACGCCCTGGCAGTACGGCTCCTACGGCACCGGCCTGGACGAGCTCTCCGCCCGCTTCCACCGCCACCTGCGCTCCCGGCCCCACCACCCCACCAGCCCGCGGCCGGTTGTGGTCAACACCTGGGAGGCCGTCTACTTCGACCACGACCTGGACCGCCTGCGCCAGCTCGCCGACGCCGCGGCGGCCGTCGGCGCCGAGCGCTTCGTCCTGGACGACGGCTGGTTCGGCTCCCGCCGGGACGACCGCCGCGGCCTCGGCGACTGGTACGTCTCCGACGAGGTCTGGCCCGACGGCCTCGGCCCGCTGACCGACCACGTGACCGGCCTCGGCATGCAGTTCGGCATCTGGGTCGAACCCGAGATGATCAACGAGGACTCCGACCTGGCCCGCGCCCACCCGGAGTGGATCATGGCCACCGGCGACCGGCTGCCCGGCCGGGCCCGCTCCCAGCAGGTCCTCAACCTCGGCATCCCCGAGGCCTACGCCTACATCCTGGAGCGCCTCGACGACCTGCTCACCACCTACCCGGTCTCCTACCTGAAGTGGGACCACAACCGGGACCTGGTCGAGGCCGGCCACCAGATCACCGGCCGGGCCGGCGTCCACGAGCAGACCCTGGCCACCTACCGGCTCATGGACGAGCTGCGCCGTCGCCACCCCGGCGTGGAGATCGAGTCCTGCTCCTCCGGCGGCGGCCGCGTCGACCTGGGAATCCTGGAGCGCACCGACCGGGTGTGGGTCTCCGACTGCATCGACGCCCTGGAGCGCCAGAGCATCCAGCGCTGGACCAACGCGCTCATCCCGCTGGAGCTGATGGGCACCCACGTCGGCTCCGGCGCCTCCCACACCACCGAGCGCCGCCACCCCATCGACTTCCGGGCCGGCACCGCCCTGTTCGGCCACTTCGGCATCGAATGGGACCTGACCAAGGCGGAACCGGAGGACGTGGCCCGGCTGGCCGAGTGGGTGACCCTCTACAAGGAACTGCGCCCACTGCTGCACACCGGCACCGCCGTGCACGCCGACCACCCGGACCCGGCCTACCAGCTGCACGGCGTCGTCGCCGAGGACGGCTCGGAGGCCGTCTACGCGCTCGTCGCCACCGCCACCTCCGCGCTCTACCCGACCGGACCGGTCCGGCTCCCCGGCCTGCGCCCCGACGCCACCTACCAGGTGCGCCCGCAGGCCCCCGGCGACGTCCCGGACGGCAACGCCCACCACTGGGGCGCCGCCCTGCCGTGGTGGACCGCCGACGGCGTCCGGCTGAGCGGCCGGGCGCTTCAGGTCGCCGGGCTCCAGGCCCCGGTGCTCTACCCCGAACGGCTGGTGCTGATCCGCGCCACCCGGGTCGACTAG
- a CDS encoding glycoside hydrolase family 36 protein: MSPDTTLTWSGSDVTLTLTTGGDRPVGLVSLRPAGTPAPPPADPAAVAPLVEVMALGHGRFPGSHRYADTTVGARLRYTGHHTDHRGGVAELRVTQLDEATGLVATSVFQASDGAPAVRCWTELTVRGEGSVRLLAVTSLATGAFLADSGRTVDDLDVVHGDSDWVVESRWHRTPLREAGLPQMDPVAHHHPSRSRFALTSRSSWSTGEHLPTGALVARDDGWACAWQIEHNGAWHWEVGERQVGAYLALLGPTDAEHQWSTVVTARDGFRTVPVSVAVCAGGLDDALAALTLQRRALLVPRPSRALPVIFNDYMNTLMGDPTTEKLLPLVDAAAAAGADYFCVDAGWYDEDGRWWDSVGEWRPSRTRFPGPRGLAEVTDRIRERGMVPGIWLEPEVIGVRSPMAAALPIEAFFQRHGERVVEHGRYHLDLRHPRARAHLDEVVDRLVEEFGVGYFKLDYNIMPGPGTDLGGLAPGEGLLAHNRAHLEWLDALLRRHPGLLIENCASGAMRMDYAMMSRLHIQSTSDQQNPLLYPPIAAAAPASLLPEQAGNWAYTQPEMSVEESAFTLATGVLGRLYLSGYLNRMEPGQLALVREAVEVHKGLRDAVASSVPFWPLGLTGPAGPWVAQGLRDPRGRGDSLLTVWRRPGAADVLELPVAHLRGAEVDVEVLFPRAAPDWAFDWRSDTGVLRLSCSSGAVPTARVLRLRRRA, encoded by the coding sequence GTGTCCCCCGACACCACCCTGACCTGGTCCGGCAGCGACGTGACCCTGACCCTGACCACGGGCGGGGACCGGCCGGTCGGCCTGGTCTCCCTGCGCCCCGCCGGCACACCGGCGCCGCCACCGGCGGATCCGGCCGCGGTCGCGCCGCTGGTGGAGGTGATGGCGCTGGGGCACGGCCGTTTCCCGGGCAGCCACCGCTACGCCGACACCACCGTCGGGGCCCGGCTGCGCTACACCGGCCACCACACGGACCACCGCGGCGGCGTCGCCGAGCTGCGGGTCACCCAGCTCGACGAGGCCACCGGCCTGGTCGCCACCAGCGTGTTCCAGGCCAGCGACGGCGCGCCCGCCGTGCGCTGCTGGACGGAGCTGACCGTCCGCGGCGAGGGCTCCGTGCGGCTGCTGGCCGTCACCTCGCTGGCCACCGGCGCCTTCCTGGCCGACTCCGGGCGGACCGTGGACGACCTGGACGTGGTGCACGGCGACTCCGACTGGGTGGTGGAGTCCCGCTGGCACCGCACCCCCCTGCGCGAGGCCGGGCTGCCGCAGATGGATCCGGTGGCGCACCACCACCCCTCCCGCAGCCGGTTCGCGCTGACCTCGCGCAGCTCCTGGTCCACCGGGGAGCACCTGCCGACCGGGGCTCTGGTGGCGCGGGACGACGGCTGGGCGTGCGCCTGGCAGATCGAGCACAACGGCGCCTGGCACTGGGAGGTGGGTGAGCGCCAGGTCGGCGCGTACCTCGCGCTGCTGGGGCCGACCGACGCCGAGCACCAGTGGAGCACGGTGGTCACCGCGCGGGACGGCTTCCGCACCGTGCCGGTGTCGGTGGCGGTGTGCGCGGGCGGGCTGGACGACGCCCTCGCGGCGCTCACCCTCCAGCGCCGGGCGCTGCTGGTGCCCCGGCCGTCCCGGGCGCTGCCGGTGATCTTCAACGACTACATGAACACCCTGATGGGGGATCCGACGACGGAGAAGCTGCTGCCGCTGGTCGACGCGGCCGCGGCGGCCGGCGCGGACTACTTCTGCGTGGACGCCGGCTGGTACGACGAGGACGGCCGCTGGTGGGACAGCGTCGGCGAGTGGCGGCCCTCGCGGACCCGCTTCCCCGGCCCGCGCGGCCTGGCGGAGGTCACCGACCGGATCCGGGAGCGCGGCATGGTGCCGGGCATCTGGCTGGAGCCGGAGGTGATCGGCGTGCGCTCGCCGATGGCGGCGGCGCTCCCGATTGAGGCGTTCTTCCAGCGCCACGGCGAGCGCGTCGTCGAGCACGGCCGCTACCACCTGGACCTGCGGCACCCGCGGGCGCGGGCGCACCTGGACGAGGTGGTGGACCGGCTGGTCGAGGAGTTCGGCGTCGGCTACTTCAAGCTGGACTACAACATCATGCCGGGCCCGGGCACCGACCTGGGCGGGCTGGCCCCGGGCGAGGGGCTGCTGGCGCACAACCGGGCCCACCTGGAGTGGCTGGACGCGCTGCTGCGGCGCCACCCCGGGCTGCTGATCGAGAACTGCGCCTCGGGTGCCATGCGGATGGACTACGCGATGATGTCGCGGCTGCACATCCAGTCCACCTCCGACCAGCAGAACCCGCTGCTGTACCCGCCGATCGCGGCGGCGGCGCCGGCCTCGCTGCTGCCGGAGCAGGCGGGCAACTGGGCGTACACGCAGCCGGAGATGAGCGTGGAGGAGTCGGCGTTCACGCTGGCCACCGGCGTCCTCGGGCGGCTGTACCTGTCCGGCTACCTCAACCGCATGGAGCCGGGGCAGCTGGCCCTGGTGCGCGAGGCGGTCGAGGTGCACAAGGGGCTGCGCGACGCGGTGGCGTCGTCCGTGCCGTTCTGGCCGCTGGGCCTGACCGGGCCGGCGGGGCCGTGGGTGGCGCAGGGGCTGCGGGACCCGCGGGGCCGCGGGGACAGCCTGCTGACGGTGTGGCGGCGCCCGGGCGCGGCGGACGTGCTGGAGCTGCCGGTCGCGCACCTGCGGGGCGCCGAGGTGGACGTGGAGGTGCTCTTCCCCCGCGCGGCCCCGGACTGGGCGTTCGACTGGCGGTCGGACACCGGTGTGCTGCGGCTGTCCTGTTCTTCCGGCGCGGTGCCGACCGCCCGGGTGCTGCGGCTGCGCCGGCGCGCATGA
- a CDS encoding ABC transporter ATP-binding protein, with protein sequence MTTLEVRDLVKDFPVRSGLRRSTLRAVDRVSFTLVPGRTVALVGESGSGKSTVARMIARLERPSSGRIQAVKSDGQGVSDREYRDHVQMVFQDPFASLNPFHSIEHHLARPLKLHGRGGDRAETRRQVEQLLERVNLTPAEDIAQRRPHELSGGQRQRVAIARALAPGAQVVVADEPVSMLDVSIRLGVLNLLARLQREDDLAVLYITHDLATARHFSDDILVMYRGRVVERGPADDVILNPQHPYTQLLASAAPNPDARGRSRFTAPTEAERAAFGQRAYDHNLGSWVTPDGTPTSEGAPGRERVG encoded by the coding sequence ATGACCACGCTCGAAGTACGCGACCTGGTCAAGGACTTCCCCGTCCGCTCCGGGCTGCGCCGCTCCACGCTCCGCGCGGTCGACCGGGTCTCCTTCACCCTGGTGCCCGGGCGCACCGTCGCCCTGGTCGGCGAGTCCGGCTCCGGCAAGTCCACGGTGGCCCGGATGATCGCCCGGCTGGAGCGGCCCAGCTCCGGGCGCATCCAGGCGGTCAAGTCCGACGGCCAGGGCGTGAGCGACCGCGAGTACCGCGACCACGTGCAGATGGTGTTCCAGGACCCGTTCGCCTCGCTGAACCCGTTCCACTCCATCGAGCACCACCTCGCCCGGCCGCTGAAGCTGCACGGCCGCGGCGGTGACCGGGCGGAGACCCGCCGTCAGGTGGAGCAGCTGCTGGAGCGGGTGAACCTGACGCCGGCGGAGGACATCGCGCAGCGGCGCCCGCACGAGCTGTCCGGCGGTCAGCGCCAGCGGGTCGCCATCGCCCGCGCGCTGGCGCCCGGCGCCCAGGTGGTCGTGGCCGACGAGCCCGTCTCCATGCTGGACGTCTCGATCCGGCTGGGGGTGCTCAACCTGCTCGCCCGCCTCCAGCGGGAGGACGACCTGGCGGTCCTGTACATCACGCACGACCTGGCCACCGCGCGGCACTTCTCCGACGACATCCTGGTGATGTACCGGGGGCGGGTGGTGGAGCGCGGGCCGGCCGACGACGTGATCCTCAACCCGCAGCACCCCTACACGCAGCTGCTCGCCTCGGCGGCCCCCAATCCGGACGCCCGCGGCCGGAGCCGCTTCACGGCGCCGACCGAGGCGGAGCGGGCCGCCTTCGGCCAGCGCGCCTACGACCACAATCTCGGTTCCTGGGTGACGCCGGACGGCACACCCACCTCCGAGGGCGCCCCCGGGCGCGAGCGCGTGGGGTAG
- a CDS encoding ABC transporter ATP-binding protein, translating into MTVPTQTSPQPGPATANDVVLTVDRLNVMYQVDNPVHAVKDVSLTLRRGEILGLAGESGCGKTTLAYAINRLHKPPAEVTSGSITFHDRGGRDIDLLALENEELRAFRWSKLSMVFQGAMNALNPVISIRAQLEDVLTTHEPKMSKQQRRERCAEVLRLVGVDPARMNSFPHEFSGGMRQRVMIAMALLLDPQVIIMDEPTTALDVVVQRGILQEILRLRDELGYAVIFITHDLPLLLELSDRIAVMLKGEVVEYATAEQIYRLPAHPYTRRLLDSFPSLTGDRGAFLRTGESSARDHATEPDPTKGKRP; encoded by the coding sequence ATGACCGTCCCCACCCAGACCAGCCCGCAGCCCGGGCCCGCCACCGCCAACGACGTGGTGCTGACGGTGGACCGGCTCAACGTGATGTACCAGGTGGACAACCCGGTGCACGCGGTCAAGGACGTCTCCCTCACCCTGCGCCGCGGCGAGATCCTCGGCCTCGCCGGCGAGTCCGGCTGCGGCAAGACGACCCTGGCCTACGCCATCAACCGGCTGCACAAGCCGCCGGCCGAGGTCACCAGCGGCTCCATCACCTTCCACGACCGCGGCGGCCGGGACATCGACCTGCTCGCCCTGGAGAACGAGGAGCTGCGCGCCTTCCGCTGGTCCAAGCTCTCCATGGTGTTCCAGGGCGCGATGAACGCCCTGAACCCGGTGATCTCCATCCGGGCGCAGCTGGAGGACGTGCTCACCACGCACGAGCCGAAGATGTCCAAGCAGCAGCGGCGGGAGCGCTGCGCGGAGGTGCTGCGGCTGGTCGGCGTCGACCCGGCGCGGATGAACTCCTTCCCGCACGAGTTCTCCGGCGGCATGCGGCAGCGCGTGATGATCGCCATGGCGCTGCTGCTCGACCCGCAGGTGATCATCATGGACGAGCCCACCACCGCGCTCGACGTGGTGGTGCAGCGCGGCATCCTCCAGGAGATCCTGCGGCTGCGCGACGAGCTCGGCTACGCCGTCATCTTCATCACCCACGACCTGCCGCTGCTGCTGGAGCTCAGCGACCGCATCGCCGTCATGCTCAAGGGCGAGGTCGTCGAGTACGCCACCGCCGAGCAGATCTACCGGCTGCCCGCGCACCCCTACACCCGCAGGCTGCTGGACTCCTTCCCCAGCCTGACCGGCGACCGCGGCGCCTTCCTGCGCACCGGCGAGTCCAGCGCCCGCGACCACGCCACCGAACCCGACCCGACGAAGGGGAAGCGGCCATGA
- a CDS encoding ABC transporter permease → MTNLTPLTEIADEGAPRAEATAPTAPAKAPRRSGARSLLPRWSPRLAIGLGLVGAISLFGLIGPFLVGDPNAISNIGLAGPSGEHLLGTTQTGQDVLAQLAHATRGSLQIGLLVGVLATALSALFGIIGGYVGGFVDELFSLLSNVMLVIPGLPLVIVISGFVPAAQRGWWTIALVLAITGWAASARVLRAQTLSLRNRDYVAAARVAGERPWRVVSVEILPNLLPVLASQFVFAVIAAILSEAGLSFLGLGASNSSTLGTMLYFAQNGFALQREAWWWFAPPGLLIALFGCGLSLINFSIDEIINPRLRTATAAKRSARKTTRSTAA, encoded by the coding sequence ATGACGAACCTGACTCCCCTCACCGAGATCGCCGACGAGGGCGCCCCGCGGGCCGAGGCCACCGCCCCGACCGCCCCCGCCAAGGCCCCGCGCCGCAGCGGCGCCCGCTCGCTGCTGCCCCGCTGGTCGCCGCGGCTCGCCATCGGCCTGGGCCTGGTGGGCGCGATCTCCCTGTTCGGCCTGATCGGCCCGTTCCTGGTGGGCGACCCCAACGCCATCAGCAACATCGGCCTGGCCGGGCCCAGCGGCGAACACCTCCTCGGCACCACCCAGACCGGCCAGGACGTCCTCGCCCAGCTCGCCCACGCCACCCGCGGCTCGCTGCAGATCGGCCTGCTCGTCGGCGTGCTGGCGACCGCCCTGTCCGCCCTCTTCGGCATCATCGGCGGCTACGTCGGCGGCTTCGTCGACGAACTGTTCTCCCTGCTGTCCAACGTCATGCTGGTCATCCCCGGCCTGCCGCTGGTCATCGTCATCTCCGGTTTCGTCCCCGCCGCCCAGCGCGGCTGGTGGACCATCGCGCTGGTGCTGGCCATCACCGGGTGGGCCGCCTCGGCCCGGGTGCTGCGCGCCCAGACCCTCTCCCTGCGCAACCGCGACTACGTGGCCGCCGCCCGGGTGGCCGGCGAGCGCCCCTGGCGCGTGGTCTCCGTGGAGATCCTGCCCAACCTGCTGCCGGTGCTGGCCTCGCAGTTCGTCTTCGCGGTGATCGCCGCCATCCTCAGCGAGGCCGGCCTGTCCTTCCTGGGCCTCGGCGCCTCCAACTCCTCCACGCTCGGCACGATGCTCTACTTCGCGCAGAACGGCTTCGCCCTGCAGCGCGAGGCGTGGTGGTGGTTCGCCCCGCCCGGCCTGCTGATCGCCCTCTTCGGCTGCGGCCTGTCCCTGATCAACTTCAGCATCGACGAGATCATCAACCCCCGGCTCCGCACCGCCACCGCCGCCAAGCGCTCCGCCCGCAAGACCACGAGGAGCACCGCCGCATGA
- a CDS encoding ABC transporter permease — protein sequence MRYYARKIGFYLVALWAALTLNFLIPRLMPGNPVDILMAKLQQRGGVVDPEARRSYELLLGANTDEPLLSQYFSYLGNMARGDLGVSVSAFPAPVSDVIWQSLPWTIVLVGIATLISFVLGVVLGALVGWRRGTWLDSLVPATTVLSAVPYFWLALILAAIFASALRWFPLLGGYDVSLMPGWNWEFISSAVYYGTLPALTIVISSVGGWLLGMRNMMVSTSSDDYILTAQAKGLREGRIMTRYAARNAVLPSVAGFAISLGFVVSGSIVTEQVFSYPGIGSKLLQAVQNNDYALMQGIFLVITVAVLGANMIVDLLYGVIDPRTRVGN from the coding sequence ATGAGGTACTACGCCAGGAAGATCGGGTTCTACCTCGTCGCCCTGTGGGCGGCGCTGACACTGAACTTCCTCATCCCGAGGTTGATGCCGGGTAACCCGGTGGACATCCTCATGGCCAAGCTGCAACAGCGCGGCGGGGTCGTCGACCCCGAGGCGCGCCGGTCCTACGAGCTTCTCCTCGGGGCGAACACCGACGAACCACTGCTCTCCCAGTACTTCTCCTACCTGGGCAACATGGCCCGCGGCGACCTCGGCGTCTCCGTCAGTGCCTTCCCCGCCCCGGTCTCCGACGTGATCTGGCAGTCCCTGCCGTGGACGATCGTGCTGGTCGGCATCGCCACGCTGATCTCCTTCGTCCTCGGCGTGGTCCTCGGCGCCCTGGTCGGCTGGCGCCGCGGCACCTGGCTGGACTCGCTGGTGCCGGCCACCACCGTGCTCTCCGCGGTGCCCTACTTCTGGCTCGCCCTCATCCTGGCCGCGATCTTCGCCTCGGCCCTGCGCTGGTTCCCGCTGCTGGGCGGCTACGACGTCTCCCTGATGCCCGGCTGGAACTGGGAGTTCATCTCCTCCGCCGTCTACTACGGCACGCTGCCCGCGCTCACCATCGTGATCTCCTCGGTCGGCGGCTGGCTGCTGGGCATGCGCAACATGATGGTGTCCACCTCCTCCGACGACTACATCCTCACCGCCCAGGCCAAGGGCCTGCGCGAGGGCCGGATCATGACCCGCTACGCCGCGCGCAACGCCGTGCTCCCCTCGGTCGCCGGCTTCGCCATCTCGCTGGGCTTCGTGGTCTCCGGATCGATCGTCACCGAGCAGGTGTTCTCCTACCCCGGCATCGGTTCCAAGCTGCTCCAGGCCGTGCAGAACAACGACTACGCGCTCATGCAGGGCATCTTCCTCGTCATCACGGTGGCGGTGCTGGGCGCCAACATGATCGTCGACCTGCTGTACGGCGTCATCGACCCGCGCACCCGCGTCGGCAACTGA